The Pontibacter korlensis sequence CATCTCTTTCCTGATTAACATGGACCTGTTAGGTACCGGAGACGATGGCTTGATGGTGGTGAATGGCAAAGTACACGAGCAGGAGCTTAACCTGCTACAGCGCTTAAACGAACAGCACCAGTACCTGCCACAGATCAAGAGCAGGGGAAAAGCAGCAAACTCCGACCACTACCCATTTTCAGAGGCAGGTGTGCCCGCTTTCTTCTTTTACACCTTAGGAGGAACAGCAGCTTACCATAACACGCAGGACCACGCAAAGCAGCTGCCACTTACTAAATTTCCAGAGGTATTCAGGTTAATTACCAGCTTTGCAGAGGCACTAATGAGAGACAAAGCAAACTAATTCTATACAACAAAAGGAAGGGCCGCTGCAAGTATAAATTGCAGCGGCCCTTCCTTTTTAACTCAACTTGTACTTACAAGATATTGTTGATCTGTTCTTTTATCTTCTCTAACTCTTCCTTCATCTCTACTACGTAGTGCTGAATGGTAGCATCGTTGGCTTTGGAACCGATGGTGTTAATCTCACGGCCAATTTCCTGGGAGATAAAGCCTAGCTTCTTACCTGTCGGCTCTGGCAAGTATACCGTTTCGGTAAAGTAGTGCAGGTGGTTTACCAAACGCACTTTTTCCTCGGCAATGTCCAACTTCTCCATGTAGTAAATCATCTCCTGCTCAAAACGGTTCTGGTCAAAGTGCTCAGAAGAAGAGAGTTCGCCTATGTGGCCACGAATACGAGCACGGATATTCTCGACGCGCACCGGGTCCTGCTTCTCTATCTCGGCTAACAGGATTCTAATTCGGTCTATATAGGACACAATCTCTGTTGTAAGCGCTTTACCTTCGTCAGCCCGGAAAGTATTTATATTTTGAAGTGCCTCCTGGATAAGCGGCTGCACAAGCTCCCAATCAGCCTCGGCTGTTTCTTCGTCCTGCTCCTCTTGCTGTAGTACTTCTGGCATATGCAGGGCCAACCTAAAAATCTCTCCTTTTTCTGCCCCTACCTGGTCTGCCACATCGCTAAGCTCAGTAAAGTATGCTTTCAGCAGGTCTTTGTTTACAGTGTTACGTGCCTTCTGCGACTTGTTCTTTGTGAATTCCACAGTTACACTCACCTTGCCACGCACCAGCGCCTTCTGCACCATGTTCCGGATCTCATACTCTTTATCAGACAAGAATTTAGGCGTACGCACGCTCAGGTCCATACTTTTAGAGTTGAGCGAGCGGATTTCTACGGAGATGGAATACTGGTCGGCGTCGAGGCGGGCACTGCCAAAGCCTGTCATTGACTGCAACATAAGCTCTTTATAAAATGATACTTTGGCAAATTAGGTATAAATATTCAAATTTGTGCAGCTAGTGCCGCTAAAGCTGTGAAAAGCCGCTGTTAAAGTGCGCAGCTCAAGTATAACTTGCTTGATGCTGAATTAAAAAGTAGTTGCTATGGTCGGTTATCTTTGACACTAATCTGGGCAATTTATAGCCTAAGCTATACTTCATTTCTCAAAGTAGAGCATCAATCCAGTATCAATAACGACAGTTACCACCTGTTTTTAGGCCCTAACCTGCAGCTTAATCATCTTTTAACAGGCTGTTTCAGCACCAGCTTCTGACTTTAAAATAAAAAGCGTTACCTTTGCAGCTGCAATGAGAAAAGCAACGCCATTCATATCGCTTACTCCACCGTGATTCTATAACAAGCAGGTACATCACTCCTGACTTGTTAAGACTACCCCATCGGTACAATTCCATTGTGCGCTTGCTCCAGTACGCTTTATTTTTTCCTGCTGTACTGCCCAAGCACTAACTATACAACATATACATTTTAATGTAAGGCCACCACTGCTATCAGTGCACAGGTGTAGTGTATCCGTAGCTGTTATAGCTATCGTAACGTAGGTGTGCCTTTAACAGAGTGTTGCTGCATATGATGATTGTGTGGTTAACACCATGGCTACTTACTTAACAACTAAGTTGCTATAACACTGTAAATATATTATTCCTTTTATATTAATGAAACAATATCTAAGACTCTTCGACTTTAGCCAAAAAGTCGACTATAAAGTAGAGATACTGGCTGGCCTAACGGTAG is a genomic window containing:
- a CDS encoding YicC/YloC family endoribonuclease, whose protein sequence is MLQSMTGFGSARLDADQYSISVEIRSLNSKSMDLSVRTPKFLSDKEYEIRNMVQKALVRGKVSVTVEFTKNKSQKARNTVNKDLLKAYFTELSDVADQVGAEKGEIFRLALHMPEVLQQEEQDEETAEADWELVQPLIQEALQNINTFRADEGKALTTEIVSYIDRIRILLAEIEKQDPVRVENIRARIRGHIGELSSSEHFDQNRFEQEMIYYMEKLDIAEEKVRLVNHLHYFTETVYLPEPTGKKLGFISQEIGREINTIGSKANDATIQHYVVEMKEELEKIKEQINNIL